The Marinilongibacter aquaticus genome has a window encoding:
- a CDS encoding tyrosine-type recombinase/integrase: MAKPTIIIYQAEENSSRIKVQIPYVMKTEREKFKTFHSAFYHPNQKLWSIINTAENWERLQKEFEHKIEIKKLAKFRPLPQKTTNEKIQAELAKAEQKLILKAFSPNTIKAYMNEIKTFFSFFETRNFSEINKAEIESFIYHLISKYGISETKQNMCINAIKAYYEHVLGQPREYYDIQRPKRSLNLPNILSKSEVAKLLQTPKNIKHKAILFLIYSSGLRISEAINLRVKDIHSADGYIFIKAAKGKKDRRTVLSPILLKLLREYYRAHKPSYWLFEGQEGGQYSAKSIQNTFRKAVTEANVNPWATVHTLRHSFATHLLQEGTNLRYIQSLLGHSSSKTTEVYTHVLAINNKNIKSPLDFLGDFGISGEGEPKSGP; encoded by the coding sequence ATGGCAAAGCCCACCATTATAATCTATCAGGCAGAAGAGAACAGCTCCAGAATAAAGGTGCAAATACCCTATGTGATGAAAACTGAGCGTGAAAAGTTCAAGACCTTTCATTCCGCATTTTATCATCCGAATCAAAAGCTTTGGAGCATCATCAATACAGCCGAAAACTGGGAAAGGCTCCAAAAGGAATTTGAGCATAAAATTGAGATTAAAAAACTGGCAAAATTTAGGCCCTTACCTCAAAAAACAACAAACGAAAAGATTCAAGCTGAATTGGCCAAAGCAGAACAAAAATTGATTTTGAAAGCTTTTAGCCCAAATACCATAAAAGCTTACATGAACGAGATAAAAACCTTTTTCTCCTTTTTCGAAACCCGAAATTTTTCTGAGATAAACAAAGCGGAAATAGAAAGTTTTATCTACCACCTGATTAGCAAATACGGTATCTCAGAAACCAAGCAAAATATGTGTATCAACGCCATAAAAGCATATTACGAGCATGTTTTAGGTCAACCAAGGGAATATTATGATATCCAGCGACCGAAAAGATCGCTAAACCTGCCCAATATTTTAAGCAAAAGCGAAGTGGCAAAGCTGCTTCAAACTCCCAAAAACATCAAACATAAAGCCATACTTTTTTTGATATACAGCAGCGGATTACGCATAAGCGAAGCCATTAACTTACGCGTGAAAGATATCCATTCAGCAGACGGCTATATTTTTATAAAGGCCGCAAAGGGCAAAAAGGATAGAAGGACCGTGCTTTCTCCCATACTCCTAAAGCTTTTGCGTGAATATTACAGAGCCCATAAGCCGTCTTATTGGCTGTTTGAAGGCCAAGAAGGCGGCCAATATTCTGCTAAAAGTATTCAAAATACCTTTCGAAAAGCGGTAACAGAAGCCAATGTAAACCCTTGGGCTACAGTACATACTTTGCGTCATAGCTTTGCCACGCATCTACTGCAAGAAGGCACAAACCTGCGGTATATTCAAAGTCTACTTGGCCACAGCAGCTCCAAGACCACAGAAGTTTATACACATGTGTTGGCTATCAATAATAAAAATATCAAGAGCCCATTAGATTTTCTGGGCGATTTCGGTATTTCTGGTGAAGGTGAGCCAAAGTCCGGCCCGTAG
- a CDS encoding RHS repeat-associated core domain-containing protein, whose protein sequence is MNKPKEIQLTAGRWVKMYYDGGGSLLKRSFSTGEYWEYAGEALYKNGQFVQFGDDEGRILADGSGYAYEFSYKDHLGNTRVSFRADGNQLVKTAETAFDPWGVELAGVGQNSLYENRFRYQEKESLALFGLSNIVDSEARYLDRGTGRFWGIDALADKNNGVSGYAYVMNNPLSFVDPFGLDTARTDFQYSNGYQTLSGRNSSTSNQYYGVYQNTVTQRKVSTRIQPSIAQNRASWDKSKYTLDIGGGIYGALETASAPSNQWLGKNGKYYDKLWGGNQYTGSRLGALRAASRYKVAGSVTMLATAIIGGVETYNGYQVDGGRFGYNAQIAAAQTVGGIGGGIGGATLGAQIGGALGAFFFGAGAVSGAILGGFVGGWIGGEVGSSTGKGAVNFYHNK, encoded by the coding sequence TTGAACAAGCCCAAAGAAATACAATTGACCGCAGGGCGGTGGGTGAAGATGTACTACGACGGCGGGGGAAGCCTTTTGAAAAGGAGCTTTTCGACGGGCGAGTACTGGGAATACGCGGGAGAGGCCTTGTACAAGAATGGGCAGTTTGTTCAATTCGGCGACGATGAGGGCCGGATTCTCGCCGACGGCAGCGGCTACGCTTACGAGTTCAGCTACAAGGACCACCTGGGCAATACCCGCGTAAGTTTCAGGGCGGATGGGAACCAACTGGTGAAAACGGCGGAAACGGCTTTCGATCCCTGGGGAGTGGAACTGGCGGGCGTCGGGCAGAACAGCCTGTACGAAAACAGGTTCAGGTACCAGGAAAAGGAGTCTCTGGCCCTATTTGGTTTAAGCAATATCGTCGACAGCGAGGCCCGGTATCTGGACAGGGGCACGGGGCGTTTCTGGGGCATCGATGCCCTGGCCGACAAGAACAATGGCGTTTCGGGCTATGCCTACGTGATGAACAATCCGCTTTCCTTTGTCGATCCCTTCGGGCTGGATACCGCAAGGACGGATTTCCAGTACTCCAACGGCTACCAGACCCTGAGTGGCAGAAACAGCAGTACGTCGAATCAGTATTATGGAGTGTATCAGAATACGGTAACCCAACGGAAAGTTTCGACCAGAATACAGCCTTCTATTGCACAAAATAGAGCCAGTTGGGATAAATCAAAATATACATTAGATATTGGTGGAGGGATTTATGGAGCACTAGAAACCGCCTCCGCTCCGAGTAACCAATGGCTTGGTAAAAATGGAAAGTATTATGATAAATTGTGGGGGGGAAATCAATATACAGGTAGTCGTCTAGGAGCATTGAGGGCAGCCAGTCGATATAAAGTTGCAGGTAGTGTTACAATGCTAGCCACTGCTATAATTGGTGGGGTAGAAACCTACAATGGTTATCAGGTAGATGGAGGTAGATTCGGATATAATGCACAAATTGCAGCTGCACAAACTGTAGGAGGAATTGGTGGAGGGATTGGAGGGGCTACTTTAGGAGCACAAATTGGCGGGGCCTTAGGGGCTTTCTTTTTTGGTGCTGGAGCTGTTTCTGGTGCAATACTAGGAGGATTTGTTGGAGGATGGATTGGCGGAGAGGTTGGAAGTAGTACAGGAAAAGGTGCTGTAAATTTTTATCATAATAAATAA
- a CDS encoding STM3941 family protein translates to MNNRVEIELSKRKLIVLLIGAIIFVTFGSFGSKFPESFVSTLFRNPELIRVSSIAAVCFFGTVSIFLVKKIFDKKPGLVVDEQGITDNTSATSVGPIEWRDIIRIEKKEVALTRFLLLHINNPEKYIQRINNIFSRRTAQMNFKMYGTPISIVSNSLKIDFEELEELIDGKLKRMNNG, encoded by the coding sequence ATGAACAATAGAGTTGAAATTGAACTGAGTAAAAGGAAGCTCATAGTTTTACTTATCGGAGCAATAATATTTGTAACCTTTGGTTCTTTTGGGAGTAAGTTCCCAGAGAGTTTTGTGTCGACACTTTTTAGAAATCCAGAATTAATTAGAGTTTCGAGCATTGCCGCAGTTTGCTTTTTTGGAACAGTATCGATATTTCTAGTAAAAAAAATATTCGACAAAAAACCGGGATTAGTTGTTGATGAACAAGGAATTACAGATAATACAAGTGCTACAAGTGTTGGCCCGATTGAATGGCGTGACATAATAAGGATTGAGAAAAAAGAAGTTGCGTTAACAAGGTTTTTATTGCTTCACATCAATAATCCAGAAAAATATATTCAAAGAATCAACAATATTTTCTCTAGGCGAACGGCCCAGATGAATTTTAAAATGTATGGAACTCCGATTTCAATAGTCTCAAACTCACTAAAAATAGACTTTGAAGAATTAGAAGAGCTAATTGATGGTAAGTTGAAAAGAATGAACAATGGGTAA
- a CDS encoding helix-turn-helix transcriptional regulator, translated as MNENDIKRISRLSAILTQLQTKRLLTATELADKFAVSVRTIYRDIRALEQAGVPILTQEGKGYTLMEGYKIPPVMFSESEANALITVEQLVHKNRDSSLTKEYTEAINKIKAVLRYSTKEKVELLSKRVAVSPAMSGANTSNSLMLVQNALTNFQVLNITYQGENSNEKKERLIEPFALYYSLQENWTLIAHCRLREDYRMFRLDRILKIHQTEATFNPHTITLQEYLAEKQKKFKTPDTQLS; from the coding sequence ATGAATGAAAATGATATTAAAAGAATTTCACGACTGTCTGCAATTCTAACACAGTTACAAACGAAACGCCTTTTGACAGCCACAGAATTGGCAGACAAATTTGCAGTCAGTGTACGTACTATTTACAGAGATATCAGAGCTTTGGAACAAGCTGGTGTACCTATCCTAACGCAAGAAGGGAAAGGCTACACTTTAATGGAAGGGTATAAAATACCACCTGTAATGTTTTCGGAAAGTGAAGCCAATGCCTTGATTACAGTAGAACAATTAGTGCATAAAAACAGAGATAGCTCACTTACTAAGGAATACACGGAAGCCATCAATAAGATAAAAGCTGTTCTACGATATTCCACAAAAGAAAAAGTAGAATTGCTGTCAAAACGAGTTGCAGTTAGTCCTGCCATGTCGGGTGCAAATACGAGTAACTCGTTAATGCTAGTTCAAAATGCTTTAACAAACTTCCAAGTGCTTAACATCACCTATCAAGGCGAAAATTCAAATGAAAAAAAGGAGAGACTGATAGAGCCTTTTGCGTTGTATTACAGTTTGCAAGAAAATTGGACCCTTATTGCTCATTGTAGGTTAAGAGAGGATTACAGAATGTTCCGGTTGGACAGAATACTAAAAATCCATCAAACGGAAGCAACATTCAATCCTCATACGATTACATTACAGGAGTATCTGGCAGAAAAACAAAAAAAGTTCAAAACCCCTGACACACAGCTGTCATAA
- a CDS encoding carboxymuconolactone decarboxylase family protein: MKYLSIVIFTLFIAVSGYGQTKNQAKMDSTKSERFERGWKKLKEIDGEAGEKVIESLKDVSPDLAKYTIEYPFGDVYSRETTLDNQTKEIAVVAALAAMGNAEPQLKVHINAALNVGVTEEELSEIMILMSVYAGFPSALNGTLALKEVIEERKADK, from the coding sequence ATGAAATATTTATCAATTGTAATATTTACTTTATTCATTGCCGTAAGTGGATATGGGCAAACAAAAAATCAAGCAAAAATGGACAGTACAAAATCAGAAAGATTTGAACGAGGTTGGAAAAAATTAAAAGAAATTGACGGAGAGGCTGGAGAAAAAGTAATTGAAAGCTTAAAAGATGTTTCGCCAGATTTGGCAAAATACACAATCGAATATCCTTTTGGAGATGTTTACAGCCGAGAAACCACTTTGGACAACCAAACAAAGGAAATTGCAGTAGTTGCGGCTTTAGCTGCAATGGGAAATGCAGAACCGCAATTAAAAGTACATATCAACGCTGCTTTGAATGTAGGAGTGACCGAAGAAGAACTTTCCGAAATTATGATTTTAATGTCAGTTTATGCAGGATTTCCTTCTGCTCTGAACGGAACTTTAGCATTGAAAGAAGTCATAGAAGAAAGAAAAGCGGATAAATAA
- a CDS encoding pPIWI-associating nuclease domain-containing protein, translated as MKNLENINKIVGINSKASELSKLAEQMNFVPESIRVMIERQNQIMANIPKIEVPDYNFPKLNIPNFDHLKLSFPEINIPKFDFANSELLETLKKFSKIGERIKNNPELQFAFISDLEILNLKSAEEFKKSLTSDLTDEDIQQKEELLNENLIPYLEELGLESLWLGANQVLESKSNPDKLRHCLISLRTILEYLIDEKLAPMDMLKNSSMFEKEFRKYHLGKKRIEFIKIKREQKIEYFTSKIKFGMLEEFTKNEIQYVCDCYSVLCNVHQPNVGITKNQVRSLKVKTGITIWLLAYLNKIIEN; from the coding sequence ATGAAAAACTTGGAAAACATAAATAAAATTGTTGGAATTAATTCAAAAGCATCTGAATTATCAAAATTAGCTGAACAAATGAATTTCGTTCCAGAAAGTATTCGCGTAATGATTGAAAGACAAAACCAAATAATGGCGAATATTCCAAAAATTGAAGTTCCCGATTATAATTTCCCGAAACTTAATATACCGAATTTTGACCATTTAAAATTGAGCTTTCCTGAAATTAATATTCCAAAGTTTGACTTTGCAAACTCGGAATTACTTGAAACACTCAAGAAGTTCTCAAAAATTGGAGAACGAATTAAAAATAATCCCGAATTACAATTTGCATTTATTAGCGACCTTGAAATCTTAAACTTAAAATCCGCAGAAGAATTCAAAAAGTCATTAACTAGTGATTTGACAGACGAGGACATTCAACAAAAAGAAGAACTTTTAAATGAAAATCTAATTCCATATTTAGAAGAACTTGGTCTTGAAAGTTTATGGCTTGGAGCTAATCAAGTTTTAGAATCAAAATCAAATCCTGACAAATTAAGACATTGTTTAATCTCACTTCGAACAATTCTAGAGTATCTGATTGATGAAAAACTTGCACCAATGGATATGCTGAAAAACTCGTCAATGTTTGAGAAAGAGTTTAGAAAATATCATTTAGGGAAAAAAAGAATTGAGTTCATCAAAATAAAGAGAGAACAAAAAATTGAGTACTTCACATCAAAAATTAAATTTGGAATGCTAGAAGAGTTTACCAAAAATGAAATTCAATACGTGTGTGACTGTTATTCTGTTCTTTGCAATGTTCATCAACCGAATGTCGGAATTACAAAAAACCAAGTTAGAAGTTTAAAAGTTAAAACAGGAATAACGATTTGGTTATTAGCGTATTTAAATAAAATAATTGAAAATTAA
- a CDS encoding aminotransferase class I/II-fold pyridoxal phosphate-dependent enzyme — protein sequence MIQDIFDKVTSNLGPIGSHAHYSHHYYSFPKLSGSLGPYMEFKGKKMLNWSLNNYLGLATHPEVLETDAQAAAEYGLAYPMGARMMTGNTDLHEEFERQLAEFVGKEDAFLLNYGYQGVMSAVEALVDFKDVVVYDAESHACLIDGVRLHRAKGGKTYTFKHNDMASLEKNLIRATKIAEEQGGGILVVTEGVFGMSGAVGALDKIAELKKKYKFRLLVDDAHGFGTMGETGSGVPEHFGVQDAVDIHFSTFAKSMAMIGAFVAADKEIIMYLKYNMRSQTYAKALPMPFVVGGMKRLELIRKHPEFKANLWKVVKALQDGFRSRGFDIGQTESCVTPVFLHGEYELPTVTNLIKDMRENMNVFCSIIVYPVVPKGVILLRIIPTASHTLEDVNYTMDCFEKVQRKLQAGEYAPKADVVA from the coding sequence ATGATACAGGATATCTTTGATAAAGTGACGAGCAATTTGGGCCCCATTGGCTCGCACGCACATTACTCTCACCACTACTACTCTTTTCCGAAACTTTCTGGCTCTTTGGGTCCGTATATGGAGTTCAAGGGCAAGAAGATGCTGAACTGGTCATTGAACAACTATCTTGGCTTAGCCACACATCCCGAAGTGTTGGAAACGGATGCCCAAGCTGCCGCAGAATACGGCCTGGCCTATCCGATGGGAGCGAGAATGATGACGGGAAACACAGATCTTCATGAGGAGTTCGAGCGTCAACTTGCCGAATTTGTGGGCAAAGAAGACGCCTTTTTGCTAAACTACGGATACCAAGGCGTGATGTCTGCGGTAGAAGCCCTCGTCGATTTCAAAGACGTGGTGGTGTACGATGCAGAAAGCCATGCGTGTTTGATCGATGGCGTTCGCTTGCACAGGGCCAAGGGCGGCAAGACCTATACGTTCAAGCACAACGACATGGCCAGCCTCGAAAAAAACCTAATCAGAGCAACCAAAATTGCTGAGGAGCAAGGTGGCGGCATCTTGGTGGTAACCGAGGGCGTATTCGGCATGTCTGGTGCAGTAGGTGCCCTCGACAAAATTGCCGAACTGAAAAAGAAATACAAATTCCGTCTATTGGTAGACGACGCCCACGGCTTCGGCACAATGGGCGAAACCGGTTCGGGTGTACCCGAGCACTTTGGCGTGCAAGATGCGGTGGATATCCACTTCTCTACTTTCGCCAAGTCGATGGCCATGATCGGGGCTTTTGTAGCGGCCGACAAGGAGATCATCATGTACTTGAAATACAACATGCGTTCGCAAACTTACGCCAAGGCTTTGCCTATGCCTTTTGTAGTAGGTGGCATGAAACGTTTGGAATTGATTAGAAAGCACCCTGAATTCAAAGCAAACCTTTGGAAGGTGGTGAAAGCCCTTCAAGACGGATTCCGTAGCCGCGGCTTTGACATCGGCCAAACCGAAAGCTGTGTGACGCCTGTTTTCCTTCATGGCGAATACGAACTTCCCACTGTGACAAACTTGATCAAAGACATGCGTGAGAACATGAATGTCTTCTGCTCAATCATTGTGTATCCGGTTGTGCCAAAGGGGGTAATCTTATTACGTATAATCCCTACCGCATCACATACTTTGGAAGATGTAAACTACACAATGGACTGTTTTGAGAAGGTGCAAAGAAAACTTCAGGCTGGAGAATACGCCCCAAAAGCAGACGTTGTGGCTTAA
- a CDS encoding VOC family protein: MSLVSIRIITANINGLIKFYEQVTGMPIVQYTPDFAELQTKTATLAIGSTRTLQFFGGESVAQASQNRSAIIEFLVDDVEKDYERLADFLQPYIVQKPTTMPWGNKSLLFRDPDGNLVNFFTPTTPETIKKFEGKK; encoded by the coding sequence ATGAGTTTAGTATCCATTCGCATTATTACAGCCAATATAAACGGCTTGATAAAATTTTATGAGCAAGTAACAGGTATGCCGATAGTTCAATACACTCCTGATTTTGCAGAACTACAAACAAAAACAGCAACTTTAGCGATAGGGAGCACACGAACATTACAGTTTTTTGGGGGCGAAAGTGTGGCACAGGCTTCACAAAACCGTAGTGCTATTATCGAATTTTTGGTAGATGACGTAGAAAAAGATTACGAAAGGTTAGCTGATTTTCTGCAACCATACATCGTTCAGAAACCAACAACGATGCCCTGGGGAAACAAATCACTTTTATTCCGTGACCCTGACGGTAATTTAGTCAACTTCTTTACACCAACAACTCCAGAAACAATTAAAAAATTTGAAGGCAAAAAATAA
- a CDS encoding AraC family transcriptional regulator codes for MSNPKEKFFYVGTFEGTEDPNVEWPHRHDFYSLVWFTKSTGINVIDFEEYEIKHNRLFQMRPKQVHNWSYSKNSNGYIIVFDKHLLEQTTDFVNKAFFDLSDRNTKFLKPLFENLIEEFNKNDQLSEKTIVQGISYMLLQLKRLSNENPKNKGIKPKTILEFSKLVSDNICENVSVNEYALKLNLTIDKLNEICKENYGQSPKTIILEKKITEAKRLLYFTDLSVKEIAFRLGFEDSSYFSRIFKQKTNLSPTKFKSA; via the coding sequence ATATCCAATCCAAAAGAAAAGTTTTTCTACGTTGGAACCTTTGAAGGAACGGAAGACCCAAACGTAGAATGGCCACACAGACACGACTTTTATTCACTCGTTTGGTTTACAAAAAGTACAGGAATTAATGTTATAGACTTTGAGGAATATGAAATCAAACACAACAGGCTTTTCCAAATGCGACCCAAACAGGTTCATAATTGGTCCTATTCAAAAAACTCGAATGGTTATATTATCGTTTTTGACAAACATCTTTTAGAGCAAACAACTGATTTTGTTAACAAAGCATTTTTTGATTTATCCGACAGAAATACAAAATTTCTAAAACCACTATTTGAAAATCTTATCGAAGAGTTCAATAAAAATGACCAATTGAGCGAAAAAACAATCGTTCAAGGAATTTCATATATGTTACTTCAACTAAAAAGGTTATCAAATGAAAATCCTAAAAACAAGGGAATTAAACCAAAAACTATTTTAGAGTTTTCAAAATTAGTATCAGATAATATTTGCGAAAATGTTTCTGTAAACGAATATGCGTTAAAATTGAATTTGACCATTGATAAACTCAATGAAATCTGTAAGGAAAATTATGGACAAAGCCCTAAAACAATAATCTTGGAAAAGAAAATAACGGAAGCCAAACGATTGCTTTATTTCACGGATTTATCAGTAAAGGAAATCGCATTTCGATTAGGATTTGAGGATAGTTCGTATTTTTCAAGAATATTCAAACAAAAAACAAACCTTTCACCCACCAAATTTAAAAGTGCTTGA
- a CDS encoding KAP family P-loop NTPase fold protein: MQQNISSDKPVILKEEDRFQRYDFSGRIAQRIINSESNDSVVIGIYGAWGEGKTSVINFIEEELKTNDTIIPIRFNPWRFTEEATLLVSFFNTLASKVKESFPEKEIEKTNFFSKKVSNYKKKWQDSKEPLKSDKETIGELIGKYGKIVSIFGAGEAAESIGKALSNVDIETLKKRFEKLLVDSKKKLVVFIDDIDRLDKQEIHSIFRLVKLTADFSNTFYILSFDQEMVASAIGERFGEGDKQAGFNFLEKIIQVPLKIPVAQPDALKQYCFQLVDKAINENQVELSESDVQRFVSEFVENVLIRLKTPRLAVRYGNTLSFSFPLLYGEVNLVDLMLIEALKIFYPSHYEFVKDNSHYFLSSYSSHSYYGGHGDIETKKKEITEFLDELGKGLSRREKESVKSLLSELFPRLDEVFRNTFHHNGHEEWYKNKRIVSPEYFKRYFSYTVLKGEMSDVSFDSFIASIDTANEEQIIQNYKHLIESSSIDNFLHKLRSRKEDFKWETSQKLALGIAL; the protein is encoded by the coding sequence ATGCAACAAAATATTTCGTCAGATAAACCAGTAATCCTAAAAGAAGAAGATAGATTTCAACGCTATGACTTCTCTGGGAGAATTGCACAGAGAATAATAAATTCAGAAAGCAATGATTCGGTTGTAATTGGAATTTATGGTGCATGGGGAGAAGGAAAAACCTCTGTGATTAATTTTATTGAAGAGGAACTAAAAACCAATGATACAATAATTCCAATTCGCTTTAATCCATGGAGATTTACAGAAGAAGCTACACTTTTAGTTTCGTTCTTTAATACCTTAGCATCTAAAGTAAAAGAATCATTTCCTGAAAAAGAGATTGAGAAAACAAATTTCTTTTCTAAAAAGGTTTCTAATTATAAAAAGAAATGGCAGGATAGTAAAGAGCCTCTGAAATCAGATAAAGAGACAATCGGTGAATTAATTGGAAAATACGGAAAAATAGTATCAATATTTGGAGCTGGAGAGGCTGCTGAATCAATTGGTAAAGCTCTTTCAAATGTTGACATTGAGACTTTGAAAAAAAGGTTTGAAAAGTTACTTGTTGATAGTAAGAAAAAACTTGTTGTGTTTATTGATGATATTGACAGACTTGATAAGCAGGAGATACATTCAATATTTAGACTTGTTAAATTAACCGCAGATTTTTCAAATACATTTTATATTCTTTCATTCGACCAAGAAATGGTTGCTTCTGCAATTGGAGAGCGATTTGGAGAGGGAGACAAACAAGCAGGATTCAATTTTTTAGAAAAAATCATTCAAGTTCCTCTAAAGATTCCTGTCGCCCAACCCGATGCTCTTAAACAATACTGTTTTCAATTGGTTGATAAAGCAATTAATGAAAATCAAGTTGAGTTAAGTGAAAGTGATGTTCAACGTTTTGTCTCAGAATTTGTAGAGAACGTATTAATAAGGTTAAAAACTCCAAGATTAGCTGTTCGCTATGGTAATACTCTTTCATTTTCATTTCCGTTATTGTATGGTGAAGTAAACCTAGTCGATTTAATGTTAATTGAAGCATTAAAAATATTCTATCCTTCACATTATGAATTTGTAAAAGATAATTCGCATTATTTTCTATCCTCTTATAGTTCCCATTCCTATTATGGTGGACATGGAGATATTGAAACAAAGAAAAAAGAAATTACAGAGTTTTTAGATGAACTTGGGAAAGGTTTATCGAGAAGGGAAAAAGAATCGGTTAAATCTTTATTATCTGAACTCTTTCCAAGATTGGATGAAGTTTTTAGGAACACATTTCATCATAATGGTCATGAGGAATGGTATAAAAACAAAAGAATTGTATCTCCTGAATATTTTAAGAGATACTTCTCATATACTGTTCTAAAAGGTGAAATGTCAGACGTTTCATTTGACTCTTTTATAGCTTCGATAGATACTGCAAATGAGGAGCAGATTATTCAAAACTACAAACACTTAATAGAGTCAAGTTCTATTGACAATTTCTTGCATAAATTGCGTAGCAGAAAAGAAGACTTTAAGTGGGAAACTTCACAAAAGTTAGCTTTAGGCATTGCGCTCTAA
- a CDS encoding IS3 family transposase (programmed frameshift) — MKRSKFTEGQIVFALKQAETGVSVSEVCRKMGISEATFYNWKKKYGQVGVSELRRLGQLEEENSQLKKLVADLSLDKQILQDVLKKKALRPAQKRELVDEIRSEYPISINRACCLVLHHRSMFYYKAVGRDDRALRMRIREIAHTRVRYGIDRVAILLRREGWKDNKKRVYRIYCGEGLNLRRRPSKRLKSARMRQPLEGNASSLHECWSMDFVADQLFDGRRFRALTVVDNYSRKCLVIHADQSIKGEDVVIQMEAICRQEKTYPKRIKVDNGSEFVSKALDKWAYENKVGLDFSRPGKPSDNPFIESFNGSLRNECLNTNWFLPLQDAREKLEAWKKDYNEFRPHSSLGGMPPREYILKNK, encoded by the exons ATGAAACGATCAAAATTCACGGAGGGGCAGATAGTATTTGCACTGAAACAGGCGGAGACCGGGGTCTCTGTTTCGGAGGTATGCCGGAAGATGGGCATCAGTGAGGCAACCTTTTACAATTGGAAGAAAAAGTACGGGCAGGTAGGGGTTTCAGAACTCCGCCGGCTCGGGCAGCTGGAAGAGGAGAACAGCCAATTAAAGAAGCTGGTTGCCGATTTGAGCCTGGATAAACAAATTCTGCAGGATGTGCTGA AAAAAAAAGCTCTGAGACCGGCTCAAAAACGGGAGTTGGTTGATGAAATCAGATCGGAATACCCGATTTCGATCAACCGTGCATGTTGCTTGGTGTTACATCACCGGAGCATGTTTTACTATAAAGCTGTTGGCAGAGATGATCGGGCTTTGAGAATGCGGATACGTGAGATCGCTCATACAAGGGTTCGCTATGGCATAGACCGGGTCGCGATATTATTGCGTAGAGAAGGCTGGAAGGATAACAAGAAGCGTGTTTACCGTATCTATTGCGGGGAAGGCCTGAATCTGAGACGGAGGCCTTCAAAACGCTTGAAATCTGCCCGTATGCGACAACCATTGGAAGGGAATGCCTCAAGTTTACACGAATGCTGGAGCATGGATTTTGTGGCGGATCAGCTCTTTGACGGCCGCAGATTCCGGGCCTTAACTGTAGTTGATAATTATAGTCGTAAATGTCTTGTAATTCATGCCGACCAATCTATCAAAGGAGAAGATGTTGTGATCCAGATGGAAGCTATTTGCAGACAGGAGAAGACTTATCCTAAAAGAATTAAAGTGGACAACGGCAGTGAGTTTGTCAGCAAGGCTTTGGATAAATGGGCGTATGAGAACAAGGTGGGGCTGGACTTCTCAAGACCTGGAAAACCAAGCGACAATCCCTTTATTGAAAGTTTTAACGGGTCATTGAGGAATGAATGTTTAAATACCAATTGGTTCTTACCTTTACAGGACGCAAGGGAAAAACTGGAAGCCTGGAAAAAAGATTATAACGAATTCAGGCCACACAGTTCCCTTGGGGGCATGCCCCCAAGGGAATACATCTTAAAGAATAAATAA
- a CDS encoding histone H1, whose protein sequence is MEKYQELIGLVESLKDDFEKFYDKNNKAAGTRVRKGMQDLANFAKDTRKEVQDIKNAE, encoded by the coding sequence ATGGAGAAGTATCAAGAATTAATTGGTCTCGTAGAATCACTAAAAGACGATTTCGAAAAATTCTATGACAAGAACAACAAAGCGGCAGGCACACGTGTCAGAAAAGGCATGCAAGATCTGGCCAACTTTGCTAAAGACACTAGAAAAGAGGTTCAGGACATTAAGAATGCTGAATAA